A region of Mobula birostris isolate sMobBir1 chromosome X, sMobBir1.hap1, whole genome shotgun sequence DNA encodes the following proteins:
- the LOC140191488 gene encoding G-protein coupled receptor 39-like: MNISEDAQWGDPANGTGGFVQMTETAKIATSVVYGTIFICGAAGNVLVILVIWMLRSKTLVQRSLSRHMMSMACSDLLILTVGLPIELYGIIWYPHPWPIGNAGCKGFYLLWEVCSYASIFNVLTFSLERYIAICHPLQIKLLAKSRTSNLIGLVWALASIIGLPVAFAIGVEDAWKPFRPRGDERPPLNICTNISGRMSLYRLVIYLSFSLYVLVLLLVGFTCREMIKALLRSRPVSVTLQQTNSTGRVTPGFKEIRRQNVVMLGCIVATLAVCWFPFQARRLMTAVQSKSQWTKHYYSSYLVMQPITNSLYYISSAINPFLYNVTSKQFRKMFVQVLRGCCRSGPVPPEHGRNAHSDVKQESN; this comes from the exons ATGAACATCTCGGAGGACGCGCAGTGGGGAGACCCAGCCAACGGGACCGGAGGTTTCGTCCAGATGACTGAGACAGCTAAAATCGCCACCTCTGTGGTCTACGGGACCATCTTCATCTGCGGGGCGGCTGGGAACGTCCTGGTCATCCTAGTCATTTGGATGTTGAGGAGCAAGACCCTGGTGCAGAGGAGTCTGAGCCGGCACATGATGAGCATGGCATGTTCTGACCTCCTCATCCTTACCGTCGGGCTGCCCATAGAGCTGTACGGCATCATCTGGTACCCGCACCCCTGGCCAATCGGAAACGCTGGATGCAAAGGATTCTACCTGCTCTGGGAAGTGTGCAGTTATGCGTCGATATTCAACGTCCTGACCTTCAGTTTGGAGCGCTACATAGCCATCTGTCACCCGCTGCAGATCAAGTTACTGGCCAAATCGAGGACCAGCAACCTGATTGGCTTGGTTTGGGCCCTGGCGTCCATCATAGGGTTGCCTGTTGCTTTTGCTATCGGTGTAGAAGATGCTTGGAAGCCCTTTAGACCCCGAGGGGATGAAAGACCACCCCTCAACATTTGTACCAATATTTCCGGAAGGATGTCTCTCTACCGGCTGGTCATCtacctctctttctccctttacGTTCTGGTGCTCCTGTTGGTGGGTTTTACCTGCAGGGAGATGATAAAAGCCCTCCTCAGAAGTCGGCCGGTGTCTGTCACACTCCAGCAGACCAACTCCACAGGCAGGGTTACGCCAGGGTTTAAAGAGATAAGACGGCAAAATGTTGTGATGCTGG GATGTATTGTTGCAACATTGGCTGTTTGTTGGTTTCCGTTCCAAGCGAGGCGTCTAATGACAGCTGTTCAGTCCAAAAGCCAGTGGACGAAGCATTACTACAGCTCTTACCTTGTGATGCAGCCCATTACCAACTCTCTCTATTACATCAGCTCAGCCATCAATCCTTTCCTTTACAACGTGACCTCCAAACAGTTCCGCAAGATGTTCGTACAAGTGCTGAGAGGCTGCTGTCGGTCTGGCCCCGTCCCACCGGAGCATGGGAGAAACGCACATTCAGACGTGAAGCAAGAGTCCAATTGA